In Vibrio atlanticus, the following proteins share a genomic window:
- the tcdA gene encoding tRNA cyclic N6-threonylcarbamoyladenosine(37) synthase TcdA, protein MRELTTPASENYDQRFGGTRRLYGNSEVDILRAAHVCVIGIGGVGSWAVEALARTGLGELTLLDMDDVCVTNINRQIHAMSGTVGKSKIEVMAERVKLINPECKVNLIDDFIGPDNQAEYLSKEFDFVLDAIDSMKAKASLLAYCRSNKIKVITTGGAGGQIDPTQIKVADLTKTIQDPLAKKLKDTLRRHHNFPKNPARKFGIDCVFSTEQLKYPQADGSVCAAKATAEGPKRMDCATGFGAATVVTATFGFVAVSRIVEKLIQKHAK, encoded by the coding sequence ATGCGTGAATTGACCACTCCAGCTTCAGAAAACTATGACCAACGATTTGGTGGCACTCGTCGCCTGTATGGCAATAGTGAAGTCGATATACTTAGAGCAGCACACGTGTGTGTGATCGGTATTGGCGGTGTCGGTTCATGGGCGGTTGAAGCGCTTGCTCGTACAGGTTTAGGTGAGCTGACATTGCTCGATATGGATGATGTGTGCGTGACGAACATTAATCGTCAGATTCATGCTATGTCGGGTACCGTCGGTAAGAGCAAAATCGAAGTGATGGCTGAGCGCGTTAAGCTGATTAACCCTGAGTGTAAAGTGAACCTGATTGATGACTTTATCGGCCCAGACAATCAGGCTGAATACCTATCGAAAGAATTCGACTTTGTGTTAGATGCGATTGATAGCATGAAAGCGAAGGCCTCGCTGTTGGCGTATTGCCGTAGCAACAAAATTAAGGTGATCACTACCGGTGGTGCTGGTGGACAAATCGATCCGACTCAAATTAAAGTGGCCGATCTGACTAAGACGATTCAAGATCCGTTAGCGAAGAAACTAAAAGATACTCTTCGTCGTCATCATAATTTCCCTAAGAACCCTGCGCGTAAGTTTGGTATCGATTGTGTGTTCTCTACTGAGCAACTGAAATATCCTCAAGCTGACGGCAGTGTTTGTGCTGCGAAAGCGACAGCCGAAGGTCCAAAGCGCATGGATTGTGCGACGGGTTTTGGTGCCGCGACAGTGGTAACCGCGACTTTTGGTTTTGTGGCTGTTTCGCGTATCGTAGAAAAGCTGATTCAAAAGCACGCTAAGTAA
- the argA gene encoding amino-acid N-acetyltransferase, with amino-acid sequence MKLRSTALVKGFRQSTPYVNAHRGKTMVIMLGGEAVADRNFGNIISDIALLHSLGVKIVLVHGARPQINQLLEKQDCHTPYHKNIRVTDEYSLGVAMQAAGQLQLAITARLSMSLNNTPMAGTQLNVMSGNFITAQPLGVDDGTDYCHSGRIRRIDIEGINRTLDQGSIVLLGPIASSVTGESFNLLSEEVATQVAIRLKADKLIGFCSEQGVTDESGNVLAELFPKDAKQILERLTESQNPAEDMSTGTLRFLKGAISACRAGVPRCHLISYKVDGALIQELFSFDGIGTQVVMASAEQVRQAQIDDIGGIFDLIRPLEEQGILVRRSREQLEQEIHRFTIIEKDGLIIGCAALYGYPEDHMAEMACVAIHPDYRDGNRGQLLLDYMRHQSKSRDIDQIFVLTTHSLHWFREQGFYEITVDELPMEKQGLYNYQRNSKILALNV; translated from the coding sequence GTGAAATTAAGAAGTACGGCGCTAGTCAAAGGCTTTAGGCAATCGACCCCTTATGTAAATGCTCACCGTGGTAAAACCATGGTGATTATGTTGGGAGGTGAAGCCGTTGCCGATAGAAACTTTGGTAACATTATTAGTGATATAGCCCTGCTTCATAGCCTTGGGGTTAAGATTGTTCTCGTTCATGGGGCAAGACCACAAATCAACCAACTGTTAGAGAAGCAAGACTGCCATACGCCTTACCATAAAAATATTAGAGTCACAGATGAATATTCTTTAGGTGTTGCAATGCAGGCGGCTGGACAACTGCAACTTGCGATCACCGCTCGCCTTTCAATGAGTTTGAACAACACCCCAATGGCAGGAACTCAACTGAATGTTATGAGTGGTAACTTTATTACCGCTCAACCCTTAGGCGTCGATGATGGTACAGATTACTGCCACAGCGGACGCATTCGTCGAATAGACATCGAAGGGATCAATCGCACCCTTGACCAAGGTTCCATCGTCCTTCTTGGGCCTATTGCCAGTTCAGTCACTGGCGAAAGCTTTAACCTGCTTTCGGAAGAGGTCGCGACACAAGTTGCTATCCGTTTGAAAGCCGACAAACTGATTGGCTTTTGTTCTGAGCAAGGGGTGACTGACGAAAGCGGTAATGTACTCGCCGAACTCTTCCCTAAAGACGCCAAGCAAATTCTTGAACGCTTAACGGAATCCCAGAACCCCGCCGAAGACATGAGTACCGGAACACTGCGCTTCTTGAAAGGAGCGATCTCCGCTTGCCGAGCGGGCGTTCCACGTTGTCACTTAATCAGCTACAAAGTGGATGGCGCATTAATTCAAGAACTGTTCTCGTTCGACGGTATTGGAACCCAAGTGGTGATGGCGAGTGCAGAACAAGTACGGCAAGCTCAAATTGACGATATTGGTGGTATCTTTGACCTCATTCGACCTTTGGAAGAACAAGGCATCTTAGTTCGTCGCTCAAGAGAACAACTAGAGCAAGAGATACATCGCTTTACCATTATCGAAAAAGACGGCCTGATCATTGGTTGCGCTGCTCTATATGGTTATCCCGAAGATCACATGGCTGAGATGGCCTGCGTGGCAATTCACCCTGACTACCGAGATGGAAACCGTGGGCAGTTACTGCTTGATTACATGCGTCATCAGTCCAAATCTCGTGATATCGACCAAATCTTTGTTCTTACCACACACAGCCTTCATTGGTTCCGTGAGCAGGGTTTTTACGAGATTACTGTTGATGAATTACCAATGGAAAAACAAGGTCTGTACAACTATCAAAGGAATTCCAAGATCTTAGCGTTAAATGTGTAA
- the csdA gene encoding cysteine desulfurase CsdA — protein sequence MLDINHIREQFPALSQTINQQPLIYLDSAATTQKPQVVIDAISQYYSKQNANVHRGSHSLTANATSQFEAARDKVAQFIGASSSKEIIWTRGATEALNLIAQTYARSTLQPGDEILVSEMEHHANIVPWQIVAEQTGAKVVKVPMTSDCEFDLTAFGALLNDRTKIVALAQITNVTGSRQPIEEVIEKAHKMNAIVVVDGAQGIVHEPVDVAALGADFYVFSGHKLYAPAGIGVLYGKLELLEAMPPWHGGGKMVERVSFSGTTFSELPGKFEAGTPNVAGAIALSTAIEWLSDFAQRDVENHIHQLQHETYLALSKLDDIQVLGYQPNASVITFVMDGVHHQDIATLLDQQGIAVRAGHHCAHPLMDALNVKGTVRISFGIYNNLDDVEKLVAAIEKAVDML from the coding sequence ATGCTTGATATCAATCACATCCGAGAGCAGTTTCCTGCGCTATCACAAACCATCAATCAACAACCGTTGATTTATTTAGACAGCGCAGCAACGACACAAAAACCTCAGGTGGTTATTGATGCCATTAGCCAATATTACTCCAAACAAAATGCCAATGTTCACCGTGGCAGTCATAGCTTAACAGCGAACGCGACCAGTCAATTTGAAGCCGCAAGAGATAAGGTCGCTCAGTTTATCGGCGCAAGCTCTTCAAAAGAGATCATTTGGACTCGCGGTGCCACTGAAGCACTCAACCTGATCGCTCAAACCTACGCAAGAAGCACCCTCCAGCCTGGCGATGAGATATTAGTCAGCGAAATGGAGCATCACGCCAACATCGTACCTTGGCAAATTGTGGCAGAACAAACCGGAGCGAAAGTCGTAAAAGTACCGATGACGTCAGATTGTGAATTTGATCTTACTGCCTTTGGCGCTCTATTAAATGATCGAACCAAGATTGTTGCTCTGGCTCAGATAACTAATGTGACTGGTTCTCGTCAGCCCATTGAAGAAGTGATCGAGAAAGCGCACAAGATGAATGCGATTGTTGTGGTAGATGGAGCGCAAGGTATCGTTCATGAACCCGTTGATGTTGCGGCTTTAGGTGCGGATTTCTACGTGTTCTCTGGGCATAAGCTCTATGCTCCAGCTGGTATTGGGGTGCTTTATGGCAAGCTTGAATTGCTCGAAGCGATGCCCCCTTGGCATGGTGGTGGCAAGATGGTTGAGCGCGTGTCTTTCTCTGGCACTACATTTTCTGAACTGCCGGGGAAGTTTGAAGCGGGCACGCCAAATGTAGCAGGAGCGATAGCATTAAGTACCGCAATAGAATGGTTAAGTGATTTTGCTCAACGAGATGTCGAAAATCATATCCACCAGCTACAGCACGAGACTTATCTTGCACTCAGTAAACTGGATGATATTCAGGTATTGGGTTATCAACCCAACGCAAGTGTGATTACTTTTGTGATGGATGGTGTTCACCATCAAGATATTGCTACTCTGCTGGATCAGCAAGGTATCGCAGTACGTGCTGGACACCACTGTGCTCACCCATTAATGGATGCACTTAATGTGAAAGGAACGGTTCGTATTTCATTTGGTATTTATAACAATCTAGATGATGTTGAAAAGCTCGTAGCGGCGATAGAAAAAGCCGTTGATATGCTTTAG
- the recD gene encoding exodeoxyribonuclease V subunit alpha, with the protein MTTTTNTSTETVNSVKPVSLLPEQLMDVLKFLADKGSIRQLDYQFARFIAQQATSHSQEVGFLAGVVSHELGKGHICTQLIQLHTADLEQTADLAQLLGLYGETALQLNQKLLGIDWVTVLQSSNLVGTTNDCVKPLMFDGQRVYLQRYWNYEVVLAETLNRLSKPVEFNIEQKKALTETLNQLFARSYHFLFNALAKAEANQQTSQVLRQQLVCDHLDIVDEQALDWGSIDQAIVQAKQVTDLDVLDGLVPLSVCLNWQKVAAAVALSRRFAVISGGPGTGKTTTVTKLLSAMVEQSLSQGKIPTIKLVAPTGKAAARLTESIGKAIEQLPLAPEVKANIPTESSTLHRLLGAIPNRAEFRHNRRNPLHLDILVVDEASMVDLSMMYKLVDALPEHARLILLGDKDQLASVEAGAVLGDICSFNSTGYSTAQGNLIAEMTGFDAIANTQQAKAGAVNPPAIADSLCMLQKSYRFDARSGIGQLAKAINNGSANQVDQVFAKGFGDIENHPLSSDSYNLMLRTLVNEYGAYLNRMNVPLEELETQEARAKSVLDLFSQCRLLCSIREGDFGVKGLNHRIERALAARRLVNPHNDELWYHGRPVMVTRNDHGLGLYNGDIGICMLEADSTTLESNSANSAPRLKVYFELPDGSVKAVLPSRVPDHETAYAMTIHKSQGSEFDLTLMILPPDFSPILTRELIYTGITRAKKRLMMFSDTNVLKRGIKVKTERVSGLGSRLTN; encoded by the coding sequence ATGACAACGACCACTAATACCAGCACAGAGACAGTGAACTCAGTTAAGCCTGTTTCCCTGCTCCCTGAGCAACTCATGGATGTATTAAAGTTCCTCGCTGATAAGGGCTCAATTCGTCAGCTGGATTATCAGTTTGCCCGTTTTATTGCTCAGCAAGCGACGAGTCATTCTCAAGAGGTCGGTTTTCTCGCTGGGGTGGTGAGCCATGAACTAGGCAAGGGGCATATTTGTACTCAGCTTATACAGCTACATACGGCAGACCTTGAGCAAACGGCAGATCTAGCTCAGTTACTCGGTTTGTACGGTGAAACGGCACTGCAATTGAACCAAAAACTGTTGGGTATTGATTGGGTGACGGTACTTCAATCATCTAACCTAGTTGGAACAACGAATGACTGCGTTAAGCCGCTGATGTTTGATGGACAGCGTGTCTACTTACAACGCTATTGGAATTATGAAGTTGTGTTGGCTGAAACTCTAAACCGTTTAAGTAAGCCAGTAGAGTTCAATATTGAACAGAAGAAGGCACTGACTGAAACACTCAATCAGCTCTTTGCACGCAGTTATCATTTTCTGTTTAACGCCTTAGCGAAGGCTGAAGCAAACCAACAAACCTCTCAGGTATTACGTCAGCAGCTAGTGTGTGACCATCTAGATATTGTCGACGAACAGGCTTTGGATTGGGGTTCTATCGATCAAGCGATTGTGCAAGCTAAGCAAGTGACAGACTTAGATGTGTTGGACGGTCTGGTGCCGTTATCTGTCTGTTTAAATTGGCAAAAAGTCGCGGCAGCGGTGGCGTTAAGTCGTCGCTTCGCGGTGATTTCTGGTGGGCCGGGTACCGGTAAAACAACCACGGTAACTAAGTTGCTGTCGGCGATGGTCGAGCAATCACTCAGCCAAGGTAAAATACCGACGATCAAGTTGGTGGCTCCAACGGGTAAAGCGGCGGCGCGTTTAACTGAATCAATCGGTAAAGCGATTGAGCAACTGCCATTAGCACCTGAAGTAAAGGCCAACATACCGACTGAATCCAGCACTTTACATCGATTACTCGGCGCGATTCCTAATCGAGCGGAGTTTAGACACAACCGACGTAATCCACTTCATCTTGATATCTTGGTGGTGGATGAAGCATCGATGGTCGACTTATCCATGATGTATAAGCTGGTGGATGCTCTCCCTGAACACGCAAGGCTTATCTTGTTGGGTGATAAAGACCAACTCGCTTCTGTTGAAGCGGGCGCGGTGTTAGGTGATATCTGCTCGTTTAATTCAACAGGCTACAGCACGGCGCAAGGTAACTTGATTGCGGAGATGACAGGTTTTGATGCGATAGCGAATACACAGCAGGCAAAAGCGGGAGCCGTTAATCCTCCGGCAATTGCTGATAGTTTGTGTATGCTGCAGAAGAGTTATCGTTTCGATGCGCGCTCTGGTATCGGGCAGTTAGCAAAAGCAATCAATAACGGCTCTGCGAATCAAGTCGACCAAGTGTTTGCCAAAGGGTTTGGCGATATTGAAAACCATCCCTTGTCGAGTGACAGCTATAACTTGATGCTACGTACTTTAGTTAATGAATATGGTGCGTATCTGAACCGAATGAATGTGCCATTGGAAGAGCTAGAAACTCAAGAAGCGAGAGCGAAATCGGTTCTCGATTTGTTCAGCCAGTGTCGGTTGCTGTGTTCCATTCGCGAAGGTGACTTTGGTGTTAAAGGCCTCAACCACAGAATCGAAAGGGCACTTGCCGCAAGACGCTTGGTGAATCCGCACAACGATGAATTGTGGTATCACGGGCGACCAGTAATGGTAACCCGCAATGATCATGGCTTAGGTTTATACAATGGTGATATTGGTATCTGTATGCTCGAAGCCGATTCAACGACTTTAGAGTCAAATAGTGCGAACTCCGCACCTCGACTGAAGGTGTATTTTGAGTTGCCTGATGGCAGTGTGAAAGCCGTACTACCAAGCCGAGTCCCCGATCATGAAACCGCTTATGCGATGACGATACACAAATCTCAAGGCAGTGAATTTGATCTGACTTTGATGATCTTACCGCCAGATTTCAGCCCTATTTTAACGCGAGAGCTTATCTATACCGGGATAACGCGTGCGAAGAAGCGATTGATGATGTTCAGCGATACAAACGTGTTGAAGCGTGGTATTAAGGTGAAAACAGAGCGAGTGAGTGGTTTGGGCAGCCGATTAACGAATTAG
- the panE gene encoding 2-dehydropantoate 2-reductase, producing the protein MNITIVGPGAIGSLWAIKLLEAGHNVSLWSRSTDHSIDLSLDRQTSLAFSNNNIEKLSASDLVIFTVKAWQVEEATTPLLQYLDPDTILMFMHNGMGAVAQIATQIDAHPVVLATTTQAAFKPNSNNVSHTGIGQTQLGAFNLKGQQCTFLVDVLEHAFPAVSWNPEITTALWAKLAINCAINPLTGLEQIKNGELADKRFSEALSSIIKELTQVMQAEGITCSFDELETSVKHVIQATAQNNSSMQQDMFYERKTEIDFITGHLIKTALKHQIEVPVNQKLFTQVKERENSWNHQD; encoded by the coding sequence GTGAACATCACTATTGTTGGCCCAGGGGCTATAGGCTCTTTATGGGCAATAAAACTACTTGAAGCTGGTCATAATGTGTCTTTGTGGAGTCGCTCCACGGATCACTCAATTGATTTATCGCTTGATAGACAAACTTCACTTGCCTTCAGTAACAACAATATCGAAAAGCTATCAGCGAGCGATTTAGTGATCTTCACAGTCAAAGCTTGGCAAGTAGAAGAAGCAACCACCCCACTGCTTCAATATCTCGACCCTGACACCATTCTCATGTTCATGCACAACGGTATGGGGGCGGTCGCTCAGATAGCAACTCAAATTGACGCCCACCCAGTAGTATTGGCGACCACGACTCAAGCAGCATTCAAACCCAATAGCAACAATGTATCCCACACCGGAATCGGCCAAACTCAATTGGGTGCTTTTAACCTAAAGGGGCAACAGTGCACTTTTTTAGTTGATGTGTTGGAACATGCCTTCCCTGCCGTGAGTTGGAATCCAGAAATAACAACGGCGCTGTGGGCTAAACTCGCCATAAATTGTGCAATCAACCCACTGACTGGGCTGGAACAAATCAAAAACGGAGAGCTTGCTGACAAAAGATTTAGCGAAGCTCTGAGTTCTATAATTAAAGAACTCACGCAAGTGATGCAGGCGGAAGGCATTACTTGTTCATTCGACGAATTAGAAACAAGCGTAAAACACGTTATTCAAGCCACGGCTCAAAACAACTCTTCCATGCAGCAAGATATGTTTTATGAGCGCAAGACAGAGATCGACTTCATTACCGGACACCTAATAAAGACAGCACTCAAACATCAGATAGAAGTTCCTGTTAACCAAAAGCTGTTTACGCAGGTTAAAGAACGAGAAAATAGCTGGAATCATCAAGATTAG
- a CDS encoding DUF2850 domain-containing protein — translation MQKNPVRKSKIDEIAKGLYSGAEQRNKAKLRRKLIERSLMVLALVGSFAVASLFADVFSRVQDAVTPETLLYGTWVEQDVARYAADEFVLSENGVSVRGSVVSTHFDFDGKYFEYKAGNKTYRFRLTNSDKTEMMLVSDNHYNPVFRLKGYIDNSVR, via the coding sequence ATGCAAAAAAATCCAGTAAGAAAGAGTAAGATTGATGAGATCGCAAAAGGTCTCTACAGTGGAGCAGAGCAGCGCAACAAAGCTAAATTGAGACGTAAGCTCATTGAACGCAGTTTAATGGTTTTAGCTTTGGTGGGTTCGTTTGCCGTCGCTTCCTTGTTCGCCGATGTGTTTTCTCGAGTACAAGATGCGGTGACACCAGAGACACTGCTATATGGCACTTGGGTAGAGCAAGATGTCGCTCGTTATGCTGCGGACGAGTTTGTGCTGAGTGAAAATGGTGTGTCAGTACGTGGCTCGGTTGTATCGACTCATTTTGACTTTGATGGTAAGTACTTCGAATATAAGGCAGGCAATAAAACGTATCGCTTTCGCCTAACGAATTCTGATAAGACAGAAATGATGCTTGTATCGGATAATCACTATAATCCAGTCTTTCGCCTTAAAGGTTATATCGATAACTCAGTTCGATAG
- the mltA gene encoding murein transglycosylase A, with the protein MTLVIKKWLPLVAASFLFGCAQPTDLAQQHLDGEFPRTLNKVDLVESNKPRDFTAFAEQAEMVVSKSPSMAKIYEPLYQQLNEWAVLSGEPSELANFGVQTAQLGGGDKQGNVLFTGYFSPVMELRHEANEEYRFPVYGLPECDKECPTREEIYNGALEGQGLELGYSANRIDPFMMEVQGSGFVHFGDDDTLQYFAYAGKNNKAYVSIGRVLIERGLVPREKMSLKAIKEWVLANDPEVVKELLEQNPSFVFFSARDDLSVMGSAGIPLLPMAAVAGDRSILPMGTPILAEVPLLNADGTWSGAHQLRLLLVLDTGGAVKQNHLDLYHGMGPRAGTEAGHYKHFGRVWKLGLDGSATEAPWALPPEKVE; encoded by the coding sequence ATGACTCTTGTGATTAAAAAATGGCTTCCCCTTGTTGCTGCCTCTTTCTTATTTGGCTGTGCTCAACCCACTGATCTTGCCCAACAACACCTTGATGGTGAATTTCCCCGAACCTTAAATAAGGTCGATTTGGTTGAATCTAATAAACCAAGAGACTTCACCGCATTTGCAGAGCAAGCTGAGATGGTGGTTTCTAAATCCCCTTCGATGGCTAAAATCTATGAGCCGCTTTATCAGCAACTCAATGAATGGGCGGTGCTGAGTGGAGAGCCAAGCGAGCTAGCGAATTTTGGCGTTCAAACTGCTCAATTAGGTGGTGGTGATAAACAAGGAAATGTTTTATTCACGGGTTACTTTTCTCCTGTAATGGAACTGCGACATGAAGCAAACGAAGAATACCGATTCCCTGTTTATGGGCTTCCAGAGTGTGATAAAGAGTGTCCAACACGCGAAGAGATCTACAACGGTGCATTAGAAGGCCAAGGTCTTGAGTTAGGTTATTCAGCAAACCGTATCGACCCATTTATGATGGAAGTACAGGGCAGCGGCTTTGTGCATTTCGGAGATGATGACACGCTGCAGTATTTTGCATACGCGGGTAAGAACAATAAAGCTTACGTGAGTATTGGTCGTGTTTTGATCGAAAGAGGTTTAGTGCCACGCGAAAAAATGTCACTGAAAGCAATCAAAGAGTGGGTATTGGCGAACGATCCTGAAGTGGTAAAAGAGCTGCTTGAGCAAAACCCATCTTTCGTCTTCTTTAGCGCGAGAGATGATCTATCCGTAATGGGTAGCGCTGGCATTCCTCTATTACCGATGGCGGCGGTAGCGGGCGATCGCTCTATCTTACCAATGGGAACACCTATCCTGGCTGAGGTTCCGTTACTGAATGCTGATGGTACTTGGAGCGGCGCGCACCAACTAAGACTACTATTGGTTTTAGATACCGGTGGTGCGGTTAAGCAAAACCATTTGGACCTCTACCATGGTATGGGCCCACGAGCAGGAACTGAAGCGGGTCATTACAAGCATTTTGGTCGGGTGTGGAAGCTGGGTCTAGATGGCAGCGCAACCGAAGCGCCTTGGGCTTTGCCTCCTGAAAAGGTCGAGTAA
- a CDS encoding outer membrane protein OmpK, with the protein MLGIRTYKHARISGLLISNIESSIMRKSLLTLGLLAAASAPVMAADYSDGDTHKNDYNWMQFNIMHTIDEKPQDKDHTYLEMEFGGRSGIFDLYGYIDVFNLTNDSGSDKAKDDQLFVKFAPRMSIDGLTGKDLSFGPVQELYVANYTTIDGKADGGYATKTGIGSDVMVPWFGKMQFNLYATYDLNAKDWNGYQFSTNWFKPFMNFDNGSFIAYQGYIDYEFGRDSSYNQSSNGGSMFNGIYWHNDQFAVGYGLKLYQDVYGLRDGALLDPNKPQIGEFSTSGVGHYFAVTYKF; encoded by the coding sequence ATGCTCGGCATTCGGACATATAAACACGCACGGATTAGCGGGTTACTTATTTCAAACATAGAGAGTTCCATTATGCGTAAATCACTTTTAACTCTTGGCCTACTTGCAGCAGCTTCTGCTCCAGTAATGGCGGCTGATTATTCTGACGGCGATACTCACAAGAATGATTACAACTGGATGCAGTTTAATATCATGCACACTATCGATGAGAAGCCTCAAGACAAAGATCATACTTATCTTGAAATGGAGTTTGGTGGACGCTCTGGTATCTTCGATCTTTACGGTTACATTGATGTATTCAACCTAACGAACGATAGCGGCAGCGACAAAGCAAAAGACGATCAACTGTTTGTTAAATTTGCGCCTCGTATGTCTATTGACGGCCTGACTGGTAAAGACCTTTCTTTTGGTCCAGTACAAGAACTATACGTTGCAAACTACACAACTATCGATGGCAAAGCTGACGGTGGTTACGCAACTAAAACAGGTATCGGTTCAGACGTAATGGTACCTTGGTTTGGTAAAATGCAATTCAACCTTTACGCTACGTACGATCTAAATGCGAAAGACTGGAACGGTTACCAATTTTCTACAAACTGGTTTAAACCATTCATGAACTTCGATAACGGTTCATTCATTGCTTACCAAGGTTACATCGATTACGAGTTTGGTCGTGATAGTTCATACAACCAGTCGAGCAACGGCGGATCTATGTTCAATGGTATTTACTGGCACAATGACCAATTCGCTGTAGGTTACGGTCTTAAATTGTACCAAGATGTATACGGTCTAAGAGATGGTGCTCTACTGGATCCGAATAAACCACAAATTGGTGAATTCTCTACTTCAGGCGTAGGTCACTACTTCGCAGTAACTTACAAGTTCTAA
- the csdE gene encoding cysteine desulfurase sulfur acceptor subunit CsdE: MTAFPISPFGTEITSDDIVAKMQTFSGWEDRYRQVIQWGKKLPNMPDELKSEQVVVSGCESQVWLVSQNIDGVWYFCADSDARIVRGLIALVMAAYDGKTSEQIQAFDIDGYFEKIGLITHLSPSRGNGLKAIVEQIKNLAKS, translated from the coding sequence ATGACCGCATTCCCAATCTCTCCATTCGGCACTGAAATTACTAGTGATGATATTGTCGCGAAAATGCAGACATTCAGCGGCTGGGAAGACCGTTATCGCCAAGTGATTCAATGGGGGAAGAAACTGCCTAATATGCCTGATGAACTGAAAAGTGAGCAGGTGGTTGTCTCTGGTTGTGAAAGCCAAGTGTGGTTGGTTTCTCAGAATATCGATGGTGTTTGGTATTTTTGCGCTGATTCTGATGCTCGTATCGTTCGCGGTCTGATTGCATTAGTGATGGCTGCGTATGATGGAAAAACATCAGAGCAGATTCAAGCGTTCGATATCGATGGCTACTTCGAAAAAATAGGTCTAATCACTCATCTAAGCCCATCTCGCGGTAATGGATTAAAAGCGATTGTTGAGCAAATCAAGAACCTCGCTAAATCGTAA